Proteins from a genomic interval of Pseudomonas anuradhapurensis:
- the glmS gene encoding glutamine--fructose-6-phosphate transaminase (isomerizing): MCGIVGAVAERNITAILIEGLKRLEYRGYDSAGLAVLTQNGELQRRRRIGKVSELEAAVAAEPLSGQLGIAHTRWATHGAPTEGNAHPHFSSDTVAVVHNGIIENHEELREELKGLGYVFSSQTDTEVIVHLIHHTLKLVPDLTDALKAAVKRLHGAYGLALVSANQPDRLVAARSGSPLVIGLGLGENFLASDQLALRQVTDRFMYLEEGDIAEIRRDQVSIWDQAGHKVQRETVQYHEGAEAADKGTYRHFMLKEIHEQPSVVQRTLEGRLGKDHVMVQAFGPQAAELFAKVRNVQIVACGTSYHAGMVARYWLEELAGIPCQVEVASEFRYRKVVVQADTLFVSISQSGETADTLAALRNAKELGFLGSLAICNVGISSLVRESDLTLLTLAGPEIGVASTKAFTTQLVSLMLLTLALGQVRGTLQAGVEAELVEELRRLPARLGEALAMDAIVEKTAELFADKHHTLFLGRGAQYPVAMEGALKLKEISYIHAEAYPAGELKHGPLALVDNDMPVVTVAPNNELLEKLKSNLQEVRARGGELVVFADEQAGMSNGEGTHVIKVPHIIDALAPILYTIPLQLLSYYVAVLKGTDVDQPRNLAKSVTVE; the protein is encoded by the coding sequence ATGTGTGGAATCGTTGGTGCCGTCGCCGAACGCAACATCACAGCCATCCTGATCGAAGGCCTCAAGCGTCTTGAGTACCGCGGCTACGACAGCGCCGGCCTGGCCGTGCTCACCCAGAACGGTGAACTGCAGCGCCGCCGCCGTATCGGCAAGGTCAGCGAGCTGGAAGCTGCGGTTGCCGCCGAGCCACTGTCCGGGCAGCTGGGCATCGCCCATACCCGCTGGGCTACCCACGGTGCGCCGACCGAAGGCAACGCCCACCCGCACTTCTCCAGCGACACGGTGGCGGTGGTACACAATGGCATCATCGAGAACCATGAAGAACTGCGCGAGGAACTGAAGGGCCTTGGCTACGTCTTCAGTTCGCAGACCGATACCGAAGTCATCGTCCACCTGATCCATCACACCCTCAAGCTCGTTCCTGACCTCACCGATGCGCTCAAGGCCGCGGTGAAGCGCCTGCATGGCGCCTACGGCCTGGCGCTGGTCAGTGCCAACCAACCCGACCGCCTGGTGGCGGCACGCAGCGGCAGCCCGCTGGTCATCGGCCTGGGGCTGGGTGAAAACTTCCTGGCCTCCGACCAATTGGCGCTGCGCCAGGTCACCGACCGCTTCATGTACCTCGAAGAAGGCGATATCGCCGAGATCCGCCGTGACCAAGTGAGCATCTGGGACCAGGCCGGGCACAAGGTACAGCGTGAGACCGTGCAGTACCACGAAGGCGCCGAAGCGGCCGACAAGGGCACCTATCGCCACTTCATGCTCAAGGAAATTCACGAGCAGCCAAGCGTAGTGCAGCGCACCCTGGAAGGCCGCCTGGGCAAGGATCACGTCATGGTCCAGGCCTTTGGCCCACAGGCTGCCGAGCTGTTCGCCAAGGTGCGTAACGTACAGATCGTTGCCTGTGGCACCAGCTATCACGCCGGCATGGTGGCCCGCTACTGGCTGGAAGAACTGGCGGGCATACCTTGCCAGGTGGAAGTGGCCAGCGAATTCCGCTACCGCAAGGTTGTAGTGCAAGCGGACACCCTGTTCGTCTCCATCTCCCAGTCCGGCGAAACCGCCGACACCCTGGCAGCGCTACGCAACGCCAAGGAGCTGGGCTTCCTGGGCAGCCTGGCGATCTGCAACGTAGGCATCAGCTCGCTGGTGCGTGAATCCGACCTGACCCTGCTGACCCTGGCCGGCCCGGAAATCGGCGTAGCCTCGACCAAGGCCTTCACTACCCAGCTGGTTTCGCTGATGCTGCTGACCCTGGCCCTGGGCCAGGTGCGCGGTACCCTGCAAGCCGGTGTCGAGGCCGAGCTGGTGGAGGAGCTGCGCCGCCTGCCGGCCCGCCTGGGCGAAGCGCTGGCGATGGACGCCATCGTCGAGAAGACCGCCGAGCTGTTCGCCGACAAGCATCACACCCTGTTCCTGGGCCGTGGTGCCCAGTACCCGGTGGCCATGGAAGGAGCGCTCAAGCTCAAGGAGATCTCCTACATCCACGCCGAAGCCTATCCGGCGGGCGAACTCAAGCACGGCCCGCTGGCCCTGGTAGACAACGATATGCCAGTGGTTACCGTGGCGCCGAACAATGAACTGCTGGAAAAGCTCAAGTCCAACCTGCAGGAGGTGCGCGCCCGTGGTGGCGAGCTGGTGGTGTTCGCCGACGAGCAGGCCGGCATGAGCAACGGCGAAGGCACCCACGTGATCAAGGTACCGCACATCATCGATGCCCTGGCGCCGATCCTCTACACCATCCCGTTGCAGCTGCTGTCCTACTACGTGGCGGTGCTCAAGGGCACGGATGTGGACCAGCCGCGTAACTTGGCCAAGTCGGTGACTGTGGAGTAA
- a CDS encoding MaoC/PaaZ C-terminal domain-containing protein produces the protein MQWQFGPEQIEAWADLSGDRNPIHFDLEAARRMDAADVVVHGMLALLPIKHQMGRAADGRDEDWVQFKALLKAPVLRNRPVALSTRPRSASTAFTLRSENSDSEHVLGHVSQVAPPTWASKSPGFALDREYVEAWLTQFREGLGKGLDDWVALDALIFSHFIRNHLGVIFERLSGQFAQRQVPERIEDITNHLVVQTSHQITFCTHLRSLGSLQSDIRCEIDNILLIETPGKAVGTLDLGVVVSGSHVMTITLGLMIKTVLNPTGAKQ, from the coding sequence ATGCAGTGGCAATTTGGCCCTGAACAGATCGAGGCGTGGGCTGATCTTTCCGGCGATCGCAACCCTATTCACTTTGACCTGGAAGCGGCGCGGCGCATGGACGCCGCGGATGTCGTGGTGCACGGCATGCTGGCGCTGCTGCCAATCAAACATCAAATGGGGCGTGCCGCCGATGGCCGCGATGAGGACTGGGTACAGTTCAAGGCGCTACTGAAGGCGCCGGTTCTGCGCAACCGCCCTGTCGCGCTTTCCACCCGCCCGCGCAGTGCAAGCACGGCATTCACGCTGCGTTCCGAGAACAGTGACAGCGAGCATGTGCTCGGCCATGTCTCGCAAGTTGCGCCGCCAACGTGGGCGTCGAAATCCCCAGGCTTCGCCCTTGACCGGGAATATGTCGAGGCTTGGCTCACCCAGTTTCGCGAAGGATTGGGCAAGGGGCTGGATGACTGGGTGGCACTGGATGCGCTGATATTTTCCCACTTCATCCGCAACCATCTGGGGGTGATCTTCGAGCGCCTGTCCGGGCAATTTGCCCAACGCCAGGTTCCTGAGCGTATCGAGGACATCACCAATCACCTGGTCGTGCAGACCAGTCACCAGATCACGTTCTGCACGCATCTGCGTTCGTTGGGCAGCTTGCAATCCGATATCCGCTGCGAGATCGACAACATTCTCTTGATCGAAACACCAGGCAAGGCCGTCGGCACCCTCGACCTCGGAGTCGTCGTCAGCGGCAGCCATGTAATGACCATAACCCTCGGCTTGATGATCAAGACCGTTCTCAACCCCACTGGAGCGAAACAATGA
- a CDS encoding acyl carrier protein yields the protein MTTVDQVFTIVRDLILDLKDVEESEVTLDTTIEAMEFDSLDFVEMQVVVQKKIGVAINPDSFVTRKIATLRQLCEFIVELKESTAVEA from the coding sequence ATGACCACTGTTGACCAAGTATTCACCATCGTTCGTGATCTGATCCTGGACCTCAAGGATGTCGAGGAAAGCGAAGTGACCCTCGATACCACCATTGAAGCGATGGAGTTCGACAGCCTGGACTTCGTCGAGATGCAGGTGGTCGTGCAGAAGAAGATCGGCGTGGCGATCAACCCGGATTCGTTCGTCACCCGCAAGATCGCCACTTTGCGCCAGCTCTGTGAATTCATCGTCGAGCTCAAGGAATCGACTGCCGTCGAAGCCTGA
- a CDS encoding helix-turn-helix transcriptional regulator, translated as MDSRNRDAATTCDKNHPITYLHDELQLQLCDVKDLKYAYYAATHNRNVEPIIISNYPPSWVKSYKDNKSYLIDPIIKHGLREITPFSWHEALANSGPEGVDFFRRATRYRICSGTTFTLRDASGTFCALSVCDAGSQVDFDRRMAKQQSQLQMLLIKFHSWLMTSRKTDQLFSSAADGPLSTRELGVLQLVMRGKTYREIATDCGISERTVKFHMSNISGKLQVGNAKQAVYEAKRQGII; from the coding sequence ATGGACAGTCGAAACCGGGACGCAGCCACTACATGCGATAAAAACCACCCCATCACATACCTGCATGACGAGCTGCAGCTTCAATTGTGTGATGTGAAAGATTTGAAATATGCGTACTACGCCGCTACTCATAATCGCAATGTAGAGCCGATTATCATTTCAAATTACCCACCGAGCTGGGTTAAAAGCTATAAAGATAACAAGAGCTATCTGATCGACCCAATCATCAAGCATGGGCTGAGGGAGATCACACCTTTCTCTTGGCACGAAGCCCTTGCCAACAGCGGTCCCGAAGGCGTGGACTTTTTCAGGCGCGCTACCCGTTATCGAATCTGCTCGGGTACCACGTTTACCCTGCGCGATGCGTCCGGAACCTTCTGTGCCTTGAGTGTGTGCGATGCGGGTTCGCAAGTGGATTTTGATCGACGTATGGCCAAGCAGCAAAGCCAGCTGCAAATGCTGCTGATCAAATTTCATAGTTGGCTGATGACCTCGCGCAAAACCGATCAGCTGTTTTCCAGTGCAGCCGATGGGCCGCTTTCCACCCGCGAACTGGGCGTGCTGCAACTGGTCATGCGCGGCAAGACCTACCGCGAAATTGCCACGGACTGTGGAATTTCAGAGCGCACAGTGAAATTCCACATGTCGAACATTTCTGGCAAATTGCAGGTCGGCAACGCCAAGCAAGCCGTCTACGAGGCCAAGCGACAGGGCATCATCTGA
- a CDS encoding SDR family NAD(P)-dependent oxidoreductase — MDVQQLGKGKWILISGGTRGIGRALVQHLSREGYEVAFTYQSSADAARQLEQEVAASGGRAHGHACDGRDFQSVSSLCEQLVNDLGGPYGLINNMGVTGDQLLFNLDVERYRDVVATNLDSAVYFSRSLVPAMAGERRGKILHMSSVSGVKGNKGQLGYSATKAAMIGITKTMALELARFKINVNAIAPGYIATDMIDQIPDHVRKSITDNIPLKRFGEVHEVAALASFLLSPQADYITGQTFLIDGGLTA; from the coding sequence ATGGATGTCCAACAGCTCGGCAAAGGCAAGTGGATACTCATCAGCGGCGGTACCCGCGGTATAGGGCGCGCACTTGTACAACACCTGTCGCGTGAAGGTTATGAAGTTGCGTTCACCTATCAGTCCTCCGCTGACGCTGCTCGCCAGCTCGAACAGGAGGTAGCCGCCAGCGGCGGCCGTGCGCATGGGCATGCCTGTGACGGTCGGGACTTCCAGTCGGTCAGTTCATTGTGCGAACAGTTGGTCAACGATCTCGGCGGCCCCTATGGCTTGATCAACAACATGGGCGTGACTGGCGACCAGCTGCTGTTCAACCTCGACGTCGAGCGCTATCGCGACGTGGTTGCGACCAACCTCGACTCGGCAGTTTATTTCAGCAGGTCGTTGGTCCCGGCCATGGCTGGTGAGCGGCGGGGCAAGATTTTGCACATGTCCTCCGTCAGTGGCGTCAAGGGAAACAAGGGCCAATTGGGTTATTCCGCAACCAAGGCCGCGATGATCGGGATTACCAAGACCATGGCGTTGGAACTGGCGCGCTTCAAGATCAATGTCAATGCCATTGCTCCCGGCTACATCGCCACGGACATGATCGACCAGATCCCCGATCACGTGCGCAAGTCGATCACCGACAACATCCCCCTCAAGCGCTTCGGCGAAGTACACGAAGTTGCTGCATTGGCCAGCTTCCTGTTGTCACCGCAAGCCGACTACATCACTGGCCAGACCTTCCTGATCGACGGTGGCCTGACGGCCTGA
- a CDS encoding acyl-homoserine-lactone synthase, protein MITIDFHKIEYRRDPHPWVAELYGLRKHVFCDRLNWKVTVRNGIELDEYDNWNTTYLVGTCQGIPLAGLRLINTLHPYMVEGPFRDFFSCTPPKRALMAESSRFFVDKTRSRKLGLAHLPLTEMLLFSMHDHGELTGLKSIVTVVSDAMARIVRQAGWHYQILDSGEASPGETVHLLDMPISSSNRLRLLESIARKQPLSSLQTQQWPLSLQLHDVSDNHIA, encoded by the coding sequence ATGATAACTATCGACTTTCACAAGATTGAATACCGTCGTGACCCACATCCTTGGGTTGCCGAGTTGTACGGCTTACGCAAGCATGTTTTCTGTGATCGCCTTAATTGGAAAGTCACGGTGAGAAATGGCATTGAATTGGATGAATATGACAACTGGAACACGACGTATCTGGTTGGCACTTGCCAAGGCATACCGTTGGCGGGGCTGCGCCTGATCAACACGCTACACCCTTATATGGTTGAAGGTCCCTTTCGCGATTTCTTCAGTTGCACACCGCCCAAGCGGGCCTTGATGGCTGAATCCAGCCGCTTCTTCGTCGATAAGACCCGTTCACGCAAGTTGGGCCTGGCGCACTTGCCATTGACCGAAATGTTGCTTTTCAGCATGCATGACCACGGCGAACTGACCGGCTTGAAATCGATCGTCACCGTGGTCAGCGATGCCATGGCACGCATCGTTCGACAGGCCGGCTGGCACTACCAGATTCTCGACAGCGGCGAGGCGTCGCCGGGTGAGACGGTGCATTTGCTGGACATGCCGATCAGTTCGTCCAACCGCCTGCGACTGCTCGAAAGCATTGCGCGCAAGCAACCGCTGTCATCACTGCAGACCCAGCAATGGCCGTTGAGCCTGCAGTTGCACGATGTATCCGACAACCACATCGCCTGA
- a CDS encoding beta-ketoacyl-[acyl-carrier-protein] synthase family protein, with the protein MEKPASPAPRRVVVTGYGAICSLGQNADAIWDAMMDYQIGYRLHRFDDPTIHARFFGFIDDFGREAMRPFSKKISKMLPLFAKYSLVAAHEALHMAYGDTPLDDVVAPFDRGVVLGTGWGGLDTANFNNNEYCQQGISTSFATVMSMCNAATAAITMNWNMRGVQNSPVAACATGTIAIGEAYEAIRAGRAKMMIAGGSESLKEQFNVWSIDVIQALSKEQENPRLACCPFSKGRSGFILSEGAAVLCLEDYELAKARGAKILGEITGYANYSDAFDMTAPAEDMQARVRVIQEVCRQANVDAPHIDYINLHGTSTPLNDVNEARSIKLALGDAAHGIPMSSTKSYTGHLIGAAGSMEAIFCLKAMARGTIPATIHLDEADPECDLNFVPNEHLHGRQLDNVLNLSFGFGGANAGIMLRKVH; encoded by the coding sequence ATGGAAAAGCCAGCCTCTCCAGCACCTCGCCGCGTCGTCGTTACTGGTTACGGTGCGATCTGCTCGCTCGGCCAGAACGCCGATGCCATCTGGGACGCGATGATGGATTACCAGATCGGCTATCGTCTGCACCGTTTTGATGACCCGACTATCCATGCGCGCTTCTTCGGTTTCATCGACGACTTCGGCCGCGAGGCCATGCGGCCGTTCTCGAAGAAGATTTCCAAGATGTTGCCTCTGTTCGCCAAGTACAGCTTGGTGGCGGCCCATGAAGCATTGCACATGGCTTATGGCGACACACCACTGGATGACGTGGTCGCACCGTTCGACCGTGGTGTCGTTCTCGGCACCGGTTGGGGAGGGCTGGACACGGCGAACTTCAATAACAACGAATATTGCCAACAAGGCATTTCCACCTCGTTCGCCACGGTCATGTCGATGTGCAACGCCGCGACGGCGGCCATCACCATGAACTGGAACATGCGTGGTGTTCAAAACAGCCCGGTGGCAGCGTGCGCCACGGGCACCATCGCCATTGGCGAAGCTTATGAGGCGATTCGTGCCGGTCGCGCGAAAATGATGATCGCCGGTGGCAGCGAATCGTTGAAAGAGCAGTTCAACGTCTGGTCGATCGATGTCATCCAGGCTCTGAGCAAAGAGCAGGAAAACCCGCGCCTGGCTTGCTGCCCGTTCAGCAAAGGGCGAAGCGGTTTCATCCTTTCCGAAGGCGCGGCGGTACTGTGCCTTGAGGATTATGAGCTGGCCAAGGCTCGCGGCGCCAAGATCCTCGGCGAAATCACCGGCTACGCCAACTACTCGGACGCCTTCGACATGACGGCCCCGGCCGAGGACATGCAGGCTCGCGTGCGGGTGATCCAGGAAGTATGCAGGCAAGCCAATGTCGATGCGCCGCACATCGATTACATCAACTTGCATGGCACCTCCACACCGCTGAACGACGTCAATGAAGCCCGCTCCATCAAACTGGCGCTGGGCGACGCTGCCCATGGCATTCCGATGTCCAGCACCAAGTCGTACACCGGCCACCTGATTGGTGCAGCAGGTTCGATGGAAGCGATCTTCTGCCTCAAAGCCATGGCCCGTGGCACGATCCCGGCAACCATCCATCTGGATGAGGCCGATCCTGAGTGCGACCTGAACTTCGTACCTAACGAGCACTTGCACGGGCGGCAGCTGGACAACGTGCTGAACCTGAGCTTCGGCTTCGGTGGCGCCAATGCCGGCATCATGCTGCGCAAGGTGCATTGA
- a CDS encoding phytoene desaturase family protein, whose amino-acid sequence MSSSTWDAIFVGTGITSLACAAMLVKRDRGARVLMLDKHIVVGGYASTFSRPKQSAIFDCSLHKLSGMSEGGNLIRILRDLGLEDELNLVYPNDYFCAYQNGTALPLANDADQVERQLIERFPHQAERLVTFFTQVRTYGRNGYYQFQMLDGSFEPDMAQLRWAHRNLKHKTVREALHELFDDPYLIEILAAPGIYVGGYSEDLGYLYYLHVVYATLNRGNAYVAGSSQRLSDLLAQQVEQAGGKIMLSTPVEEVTTDSNGNVTGVRTRAGEFHAPQVFINTSPHYAVEHLFQADVDLTSTREKLAALKPARSTTTVYLTTDQAPAQLGLRHSESMLFAADPALAAELRIDAERSGFQPELCEQAFWAMSPIEVTNYHALAPAGGKVVCINVLDSIAHWPARRTAQYRAKKQRACEVLVERLLVQVPQLRGHILHTEVATPHTYVRFTNNTDGSGYGAMVGTDLKGHVFHHGFPVQGVQFLSAWVAGPSYEAAFGYAEMKARQWRRA is encoded by the coding sequence ATGAGTTCTTCGACCTGGGACGCGATCTTCGTGGGTACCGGGATCACGAGCCTGGCCTGCGCGGCCATGCTGGTCAAGCGTGATCGCGGTGCACGCGTCCTGATGCTCGACAAGCATATTGTGGTTGGGGGCTATGCCTCGACGTTCAGCCGGCCCAAGCAATCGGCGATCTTCGATTGCAGCCTGCACAAGCTCAGCGGTATGTCGGAAGGCGGCAACCTGATCCGCATCCTGCGGGATCTGGGCCTTGAGGATGAACTGAACCTGGTCTACCCCAACGACTATTTCTGCGCCTACCAGAACGGCACGGCGCTGCCGTTGGCTAACGATGCCGACCAGGTCGAACGGCAACTGATCGAACGGTTCCCTCATCAGGCAGAGCGCTTGGTTACCTTTTTCACTCAGGTACGCACCTATGGGCGCAACGGCTACTACCAGTTCCAGATGCTCGATGGCAGTTTCGAGCCTGACATGGCGCAGTTGCGCTGGGCCCATCGTAACCTCAAGCACAAGACCGTGCGTGAGGCGTTGCACGAGTTGTTCGATGACCCCTACCTGATTGAAATCCTGGCAGCCCCTGGCATTTATGTCGGTGGCTACTCGGAGGACCTGGGCTACCTGTACTACCTGCACGTGGTGTATGCCACGCTCAATCGCGGCAACGCCTACGTTGCAGGCTCGTCCCAGCGCCTGTCCGACCTGCTGGCGCAGCAGGTCGAACAGGCTGGGGGCAAGATCATGCTCAGCACGCCTGTAGAAGAAGTGACCACCGACAGCAACGGCAATGTCACGGGGGTACGCACCCGGGCCGGTGAGTTTCATGCGCCACAGGTGTTCATCAATACCTCGCCCCATTATGCGGTGGAGCACTTGTTCCAGGCGGATGTGGACCTGACGAGCACCCGAGAGAAACTGGCCGCGTTGAAGCCGGCACGCTCGACCACCACGGTGTACCTGACCACCGATCAAGCGCCCGCACAGCTTGGGCTGCGGCATAGCGAGTCGATGCTGTTTGCTGCGGACCCCGCGTTGGCAGCCGAGCTGCGCATCGACGCCGAGCGCAGCGGTTTTCAGCCAGAGCTCTGCGAACAGGCCTTCTGGGCGATGTCCCCGATCGAGGTCACCAACTATCACGCCCTGGCACCCGCTGGCGGCAAGGTCGTGTGTATCAACGTGCTTGATTCCATCGCCCATTGGCCTGCCCGGCGTACGGCGCAATATCGCGCGAAAAAGCAACGCGCGTGTGAGGTGCTGGTAGAGCGGCTGCTGGTCCAGGTTCCTCAGCTGCGTGGCCACATTTTGCATACCGAAGTGGCTACCCCGCATACCTATGTGCGCTTCACCAACAACACCGATGGCTCTGGCTACGGGGCGATGGTCGGTACCGACCTCAAAGGGCATGTCTTCCACCATGGCTTCCCGGTGCAGGGCGTGCAGTTTCTCAGCGCTTGGGTCGCGGGCCCAAGTTATGAAGCCGCCTTTGGCTATGCCGAGATGAAAGCCAGGCAATGGAGACGGGCATGA
- a CDS encoding alpha/beta hydrolase gives METGMTTHAHSPSWFGVAVSKLFIRVMFRQVQGWKRDVPSRAEGFVETASDGSKLEGAVLLANPAKAKGVVLLCHPFLKYGMHYFFENGIDQAFLEQGYHVVAFNFKGFGRSTIGGHAFADDVLSIARKIAREYPGLPIHLVGCSFGGYHLSHALARDASPFTSAVLDSVPVSVRSYFTRGPLRLAMRWISGSRLAVPTGTCAIDHSLKHVQHLPIAYFYGLSDRYIPEASVARLSLDCTSLHVVGFEACRHLENHKKHRDQYFQEIFAFFARAESHKPVVTA, from the coding sequence ATGGAGACGGGCATGACAACGCATGCACACTCGCCCAGCTGGTTTGGGGTCGCCGTTTCCAAACTGTTCATTCGCGTGATGTTCAGGCAGGTACAAGGGTGGAAGCGCGACGTGCCCAGCCGGGCCGAGGGCTTCGTTGAGACGGCCAGCGACGGCAGCAAGCTGGAGGGGGCGGTACTGCTGGCCAACCCAGCCAAAGCCAAGGGTGTCGTGCTGCTGTGCCATCCGTTCTTGAAATATGGCATGCATTACTTTTTCGAGAACGGCATCGATCAGGCGTTCCTGGAACAGGGCTACCACGTCGTTGCCTTCAACTTCAAAGGCTTCGGGCGCAGCACCATCGGTGGTCATGCATTCGCCGATGACGTCTTGTCCATTGCGCGAAAGATCGCACGGGAATACCCAGGCCTGCCGATTCACCTGGTCGGCTGCTCATTCGGTGGCTACCACCTGTCACATGCCTTGGCACGTGACGCCTCGCCCTTCACCTCGGCCGTCCTGGACAGTGTGCCTGTCTCGGTTCGCAGCTATTTCACGCGTGGTCCGTTGCGCCTCGCCATGCGCTGGATCAGCGGGAGCCGTCTGGCAGTGCCTACCGGTACCTGTGCGATCGACCATTCCCTGAAGCATGTTCAGCACCTGCCAATCGCCTACTTCTACGGGTTGAGTGACCGCTATATCCCAGAGGCGAGCGTGGCAAGGCTGAGCCTGGATTGCACATCCCTGCATGTGGTCGGCTTCGAAGCGTGTCGCCACCTGGAAAACCACAAGAAGCACCGGGATCAGTACTTCCAGGAGATCTTCGCGTTCTTCGCCCGTGCTGAATCTCATAAACCCGTTGTAACGGCCTGA
- a CDS encoding diiron oxygenase: protein MSTLNNSVLAISPARESKVRKLSEVSHHKTMDHATVLPWDQDINRSLYPKDPEHLWINGTRYCEGLTDAQKLELAWLETGRDISMFIWLEQTIPPLYMGYITQFHDRISPDLQEYLMIFSKEEIVHTLTFKRFMAKAGLQIWNPPVGLYELLTQTLPKMEPAVGVLFTLLIEWVAEMGAMHTSQGAAVEPMTRTLFREHHYDEARHIAFGRWISESFFETASAESIAQVKVMSRKIIPALIDMFTYNPEIALHTSFEFPIAVDDKAKIEEVWRSPNNARLNDARFAEIYAWIDKLGLRQ from the coding sequence ATGTCTACGCTGAACAATAGTGTGCTCGCTATTTCCCCGGCGAGGGAGTCGAAGGTTCGCAAGTTAAGCGAAGTGTCGCATCACAAGACGATGGACCACGCGACCGTACTGCCATGGGACCAGGACATCAATCGAAGCCTTTACCCCAAGGATCCCGAGCATCTGTGGATCAACGGAACGCGCTATTGCGAAGGCTTGACCGACGCCCAGAAGCTGGAACTGGCCTGGCTCGAGACGGGCCGTGACATTTCCATGTTCATCTGGCTCGAGCAGACCATTCCGCCGTTGTACATGGGCTACATCACCCAGTTCCATGACCGTATTTCGCCGGACCTGCAGGAATACCTGATGATCTTTTCCAAGGAAGAGATCGTTCATACCCTCACCTTCAAGCGCTTCATGGCCAAGGCCGGCCTGCAGATCTGGAACCCACCGGTCGGGCTCTATGAGTTGCTGACCCAGACACTGCCGAAAATGGAGCCGGCGGTTGGCGTGTTGTTCACGCTGTTGATCGAATGGGTTGCCGAAATGGGCGCCATGCACACCTCCCAGGGCGCAGCGGTAGAGCCGATGACCCGCACCCTGTTCCGTGAGCATCACTATGACGAGGCACGGCACATCGCCTTTGGCCGCTGGATCAGCGAGTCCTTCTTCGAGACTGCCAGCGCTGAGTCGATCGCCCAGGTCAAAGTCATGAGCCGGAAAATCATTCCGGCGCTGATCGACATGTTCACCTACAACCCCGAGATCGCGTTGCACACTTCCTTCGAGTTCCCGATTGCAGTGGATGACAAGGCAAAGATCGAAGAGGTCTGGCGTTCACCGAACAATGCTCGACTGAACGACGCTCGATTCGCCGAAATTTACGCCTGGATCGACAAGTTGGGGCTGCGGCAATGA
- a CDS encoding LysE family translocator, with protein MASYGLFLILATLTVLSPGPGVVLTLSNALRHGWSGALPGIFGIALGAFIVAGLSASSVGLVLATSATAFTVLKYVGALYLLYLGVKMWRTQRFIPELAVTATQPWRRFVEALSIQLLNPKAGFFFLAVFPQFISPQDNYYRQFFLLVSSYALLVVLVHTGYALMANGARGWLSTNRGARIVGKLSGITFFCFGILMASASK; from the coding sequence ATGGCCAGTTATGGACTGTTTCTCATCCTCGCGACCCTTACCGTATTGAGCCCCGGCCCCGGGGTGGTGCTGACCCTCTCCAATGCCCTGCGCCATGGCTGGAGCGGTGCCCTGCCGGGGATCTTCGGTATCGCCTTGGGCGCTTTCATCGTCGCTGGGCTCTCGGCCAGTAGTGTGGGGTTGGTTCTGGCGACCTCGGCAACGGCGTTCACCGTACTCAAGTACGTCGGCGCGTTGTACTTGTTGTACTTGGGCGTGAAGATGTGGCGTACCCAGCGTTTCATCCCGGAGCTCGCCGTGACCGCCACGCAACCCTGGCGGCGCTTCGTCGAAGCGTTGTCGATCCAGCTGCTGAATCCCAAGGCCGGATTCTTCTTCCTGGCGGTGTTTCCGCAATTCATCAGCCCCCAGGACAACTACTACCGGCAGTTCTTCCTGTTGGTTTCGTCCTATGCCTTGCTCGTCGTGTTGGTGCACACCGGCTACGCGCTGATGGCCAATGGCGCCAGGGGCTGGTTGTCGACCAACCGTGGCGCGCGAATCGTCGGCAAGCTCTCCGGAATCACCTTCTTTTGCTTTGGTATTCTGATGGCGTCGGCTAGCAAATAA